The Chryseobacterium phocaeense genome includes the window CAAAGTTTCAGATGACCAGACCCTTTTAATTCTCGCTTTTTATGAAGGAAAGCTTGCAGGTTACCTGGGATGTTTTCCCGATTATTTTGTAATTGACGGAGCAATATTTCGCTATGGCTGGCTCAGTACATTATTTGTCCCCGAAGAATTCCGTGGAAAAAGAATTGCTAAAAATCTCCTGGATAAAATGTTTGAAGAGTATGATGGCAACGTCATCGCAGCGGAATTCACCAGGGAAGCAGAAGCACTGTTTAAGAGGCTGGGTGTTTTCGACTATGTGTATCCAAAAGCGGGAAAAAGATACTACTTCAGATCGGACGCAGCTTTCATTATTCCTGAAAAAAAACCGGGGACAAAAGCCCTTAAACCTCTTTTTCAGATTACAGATGCGGTGGCCAATGCCGTGCTGACGGTAAAAAACATGGCGGTAAAAAAGCCGAAATTCAGATTTGAGATTCTTGACCTTATTGATGCAGAAAGTACTGAATGGATGTCAAAATTCCCAAGCAGACGGAATGCTGATGAATTAAATATCTACATTAAAAATCCATGGGTTCTGGAAAGCTCAGAACAGGAAAACCGGTATCTTTTTTCGAGCTACGCGAGGGTTTTTAAATATTTCTGGATAAAAATATACGATGATAATGGCAGCTTGATAACCTGCTCACTGTTCCTGCTCAGAGACGGAAACCTTAAAATTCCTTACCTGTTTTCAGATTCCGGTCTGGACCGTTTTATAGATTTTTTAAGCCATTTTATCATCGAAAATAAAATTAAAACGCTGACCAGCTACCAGAAAGAGCTCAATCGACAGCTGGAACATTCCCGCATATTTCCCGGCATCTACAAACGGCATTTTGAAAGAAGATACATGTTCCACAACCAGCTGATTCAGCATCTTCCCGAAGGATTTGATCTGGAATATCAGGATGGGGACGGGGATTGTATGATGACGTAGGAGTTGGAGGGTTTTAGGGTGATGAGCTTTAAAGTTATGAGTTATGAGTTATGAGTTATGAGTTATGAGTTTCGGGTCTTGAGTTTTAAATTGTGAACCCGGGGGCATCCTATTGAAAGAACGACAAATACCCGGTGGCTGAGGTTCTTGAAGCCACCTGTACTGCAGCCAAAACTCTAAAAAAACCGCTCCATATTATGAAGCGGTCTTTATTTTTAATGGCCGAAGATTTCTTTCAGTGTTAGTTCTTTAAAAGTTCCCATCTGATTCACAGCATCCATGTTCAGATTCTCTTTCTTACCGATAATGGCTGTATTGAAATGGATCGGCTTGATTTCAGTCTCGTAAAAATCTTTCAGGTCTTCAAAGGTCAGGTTTTGAATCTGTCCGTAAATATCCTTTCTGAAATCATGAGAAATTCCGAGTTTTTTCAGTCGTAAAGTGTTGAAGAATATATTATTCCTCGTAATTCTTGTAGAAGCGATCTGTTTCAGGGCCGCATTTTTAGCGCTTTCAAACTGGATAGGCACTTCGGGAAGTTCATTCATCAGTTCGCTCATAGTACTCACTGCAGTTTGCAGCTTGTCCGGCTGGGTTCCGATGTAAGTGGTAATATAATCGGGATGCCCCAGTTCAGAATTGGCTGCATAGGAAACATAGGCGGAATACGCTAAACTCTTGCTTTCGCGGATTTCCTGGAACACAATCGAAGACAATCCTCTTCCGAAATATTCGTTGAAAACATTAATTTTTCCAAAGTTTAAGGTGTCCACAGCGTGTCCTTTTCCTACTTTACTCATTTCCACCTGGACCATATCATAATCTGTAAAATAGACATGGCCGTTGGTTTCGGGCTCAGGATAATATTTGGGCTCAGGAATCTGAAGGCTTTCATTTTCTATATAATTGCCAATATACTGTTTGAAATTTTCAGGATCTTTTCCGTAGAAAAATACTTCATAAGGATATTTGAAAAGGTTTTTCATCCGGTCCGTAAATACCTCTGCACTGCTGTTTTCAAGTTCTTCTTTCGAAATAATATCCGTGTAGCGGGAGAAACTGCCCAGCTTTGTATAGTTGGTCAGGGCGGTCATGATACGGTTTTTGTCCTTTTTGGTCGCCTCGCGGTTTTCTACAACCGTTTCCACAAACTGCCTGTAAATAGTATCGTCAGGCTGTACACCGTACATCCACTTTTGCAAAAGGGCAACCCCCTTTTCCATATTTTCTTCAAGACCGCTCAGGGAAATCAGAAGCTGGTCGTTTGTCGTTTTAAAATCATTTGTAACCCCGATTTTAAAGAATTCCTTTTTTAAATCTTCCGGAGAAAAATCTTCCGTTCCAAGGTACTGAAGCAGCTGGGTGGAAATCCCGAGATCCCTGTCATGATCACTTCCAAAAGGGAAAATAAAATGAACCTGCGCAATGTCATTGTATTTATTACGAACAAAACTCAGCTTCTTATCTTTAACGGTGTCTGTGGTGATTTCTTTTTTATAATCAATGAATTCTGGCTGTATATCTTCCGTTTTTTCTGCTATAATTTCTTTTAAAAATTCAGACTGGGCGTCACGGTTGATTTTGATGGGAGTAATACCTGGATTGTCAACCCTTACCAGTTGGTCATTCACCCCTTTTTCTTTATAAATAACAGCATAATTGTCTTTGAAAAAAGATCGGGCAAAATCTATAATATCATCTTTAGTGAAACGCTGGTATTCATCAAGCTCATTAAGCTCTTCCTCCCATGATCTTCCTTTAATATAGGTGTCATAAAGATTGGTAGCCAGTCCATCTGCTGTTTCTAGGCTTTTCAGACGCTGGATCTTAAAATCCTTGATAATGGCAGGAAGCATCCAGTCCGGAAAATCTCCTTTTTTGATCAGTTCTATCTGTTCAAGGACCATTTTTTCAGCCTCTTCCAGGGTTTGGGTTTCCTTTGGAACCGCTACGACAGAAAAATAGCCGTATTGTTTTAAGCCTACTGAAAAAGCCTGTGCCCAAAGCATTCTCTGGGTCTGGTTGATATTAAGGTCAAGAAGCCCGGCTTCACCTCTGTTACTGAGAATATTGGCAGTGATATCCGCCAGCATAGCCTCCTTTGTTCCATAGCTGTCCGTTCTCCATGCCAACTGAACCCTTGGAGTGGTCGGGCTTTTTACTGTTCTTTTTACGATTTCCGTCAAAGGCTGCTCCACAACAGGTGTCTTTTTCGGAAGCTCTTTATACGGGATGGTTCCGAAATACCGGTCAACCAGCTGTATCGTTTCCTCAAAATCCAGATCACCTACCAGAACCATCGCATAATTATTCGGAACGTAATATTCGTCAAAATACTTATGGATAGCCTTCATAGATGGGTTTTTCAGATGTTCCGGTTTCCCGATGGTAGTCTGCTGGCCGTTCGGGTGCGTAGGAAAAAGGGCATCCATCAGCTCATAGGTTACAAGCCTTGAATCATTATCCTGAGCTCTATTAAACTCCTCATAAACAGATTCTAGCTCGGTGTGGAAAAGACGAAGAACCATTTCCGAAAACCTTTCTTTTTCTATTTTAAGCCATTTTTCAAGCTCATTATTCGGGATATTATTTTTATAGACGGTTTCATCAAACCAGGTATGGGCGTTGGTTCCGTTGGCTCCAAGTGAAGAAATCGCCTTATCATATTCATTGGCGATAGCATATTGGCTGGCTTCCTGAGAGAGTTCATCTATTTTTTTATAGATTTCCTTCTTTTTTTCAGGATCCTGCTCGGTTTTATGGTCCTCATACAGTGCTGAAATTTGGTCGAGGAGTTCTTTTTCCTTTGCCCAGTTCTGGGTCCCGATTCTGGAAGTTCCTTTAAACATCATATGCTCCAGGTAGTGTGCGAGTCCCGTATTATCTGCAGGATCGTTGTTGCTTCCGGTCCTCACAGGGATGTAGGTCTGGATTCTTGGGGCATCAGAATTCTGTGCAAGAAAAACCTTTAAGCCGTTTTTCAGGGTGTAAATTCTTACCTTATTTTCATCATTTGTTACGGTTATATATTCGTAGTTGTTTTTATCGGTGTGAAGCGTCTCTTTATGCTTTTGGTCAATCATATAATCTGTTTTCATTCTGTTAGATCCGAATGCATTACAAATGTAAGGAATAGAATGCGAACACTGCATTTTTTTGAATTATTGAATCTATGATTGTATTCGGAAAATATGATCTTTCCTTAAACACTAAGCTGTAACCATTCAATTTTTTAATTAAATTCACAAATCATGAAAAAACTGTATTTCAGGTTAATGGGTATAACCTGCTTTTTATTTTTATTTGCATCTTGTATTTCGCAGAAAGGCAGGCTGCAAAGCGGTTTTGTGTATGCCCAGGAAAAAATTCCCGGTCTTGCTTTGGACCTCCGCTATTTTGGGGCGCATAATTTCACTGGCAGACCTGTCAAAGGATATGAGCGTCCTGTTCTGATCCTGAGCCGGAAAGCTGTCTATGCATTGAAAAAAGTACAGAAAGATTTGAGAAAGAAAGGCCTTGCATTGAAAGTATTTGATGCCTACAGGCCACAAAGAGCGGTCAGCTCATTTGAAGTCTGGGCCAGGAACGCCAATGATACTATTGCTAAAGCAGAATTTTATCCGGATGTAGATAAGCATGACCTGTTCAGATTAGGTTACCTGGCGGCTAAATCCGGCCATACCAGAGGGAGCACGGTAGATCTTACCCTGATTGATATACAGACCGGAGAGGAGCTCGACATGGGAAGCCCGTTTGATCTTTTCGGAGAAATATCTCATCAGGATACAGGTAAAATCAATGAATTACAGAAGAAAAACAGACAGATCCTGAGACAGGCCATGCTGGATCATCATTTTAAAGATTATCATGAAGAATGGTGGCATTTTACCCTCATTGATGAACCTTTTCCGGATACGTATTTTGATTTTCCGGTGAATTAAAGGCGAATAAGCGAAATCGCAAAATGGCAAAAAGGCAAAGGAGGCTGAGAAGGCGAAGGAAGCAAAAGGGCAAATTTGCAAATCAGCTTATTTGCTATTAGCTTATTTAGCACATGTATTTTTTTCCTGGCAGTTATTCCCCGTAGCTATTTCGCCCCTTTGCCTTTTTGCTCTTTCACCTTTTCGCCCTTTTGCTTCCTTCGCCTTCTCAGCTTTCTTCGCCAATTCACGTAATTCCCAAAAAAGTCATAAGTTTGTATCAGGTTTTCCAAAAACAACCACTATGTCCGGAAACATTCTGATCATTGATGATGAGATCAAACTCCTGAAATTACTGGGGATGATCCTTTCCCAAGAGAATTTTAACGTTAAAGAAGCTTCTACCGCACGCTCTGCAATGACGATGCTGGAGCAGTATGAATTTGATGTTGTACTCAGCGATGTCCGGCTTCCCGATGCCTATGGAGTAGAGCTGGTAAGATCAATGAAGACCAAATATCCGCATCTTGAAATTATCCTGATGACGGCTTTCGGGAATATTACCGATGCAGTTCAGTCCATGAAAAACGGAGCTTATGATTATCTGGTAAAAGGAGATGATAATGAGAAAATTATTCCGCTGGTGTATAAAGCTTTGGAAAAAGTAAAAGACAACAAATCCAAAATCGTTCAGAAAGCCGGCATATCAAAAGGATTTGAACAGATTATAGGTACTTCTCCATTAATCCTTCAGTCTAAAAAACTGGCTGAAAAAGTGGCCTTAACAGATGCCGCCGTACTGCTGACCGGGGAAACAGGAACCGGAAAAGAAGTTTTTGCCAATGCCATCCATGAAGGAAGTGAAAGAAAGAAAAATAATTTTGTAGCCATCAACTGTTCAGCTTTCAGTAAGGAAATTCTGGAGAGCGAGCTGTTCGGGCATAAGCAGGGAGCGTTCACAGGTGCTGTAAAAGACAAAAAAGGTTTAATAGAAGAAGCTAACGGAGGAACATTATTTCTGGATGAAATAGGAGAAATGCCGGTAGAATTGCAGGCAAAACTGCTCCGCGTGCTGGAAACGGGGGAATTTATAAAAATGGGTGAAACAAAAGTGTCCAGATCCGATTTCAGATTAATTGCGGCCACCAACCGTGATCTTGAGGACGAGATAAAACAGGGACATTTCCGTGAAGATCTTTATTTCCGTCTGAATGTTTTTGAAATTCACCTTCCGCCACTCCGTGAAAGAAAAGAAGACCTGAAATTACTGGCCAAAAACTTCATCGATATGTTTTCCCGCAAACTTCATCTGCCGACTTTGCAGGTAGATCCTGATTATTATAAAATGCTGGAAAAAAACGATTGGAAAGGAAATATCCGGGAACTTAGAAATGCCGTTGAAAGAAGTCTCATTTTAATGGATGATCATATTCTGAACGCCGCGAGTCTCCCGCATTATTCCGGAAAACAGGTTCCTGAAAATGATTCCTTAAGCATACGGTCCCTGGAGAAAATACACATCCAGAAAGTTCTTCAATACACCAAAGGCAACAAAGCCGAAGCGGCAAGGCTGCTGGAAATCGGGATTGCTACGCTGTACCGGAAGCTGGAAGAATATGGATTGAGGTAGATGATTTCGGATTTTAGAGTCTTAGAGTTGGAGGGTTTAAGAGTGCGAGCGTTTGGGTGTTTTAGAGTCTGAGTGTTTCAGGTTCCGGAGTGTCTGAGTACAGGGTAAAAAAGTGTAAATCCTGAAAATTTTGAATGAACGACCAATACCTGGCGGCTGAGGTCCTCGAAGCCACCAGCAACACATACCATAAAATTAAATAATCTCTCCTCATATTCCCCCTTACCTCAAATGAATAATTTTGCTAATCCCTAATCCCTAATCCCTAATCCCTAAAACTGATTCCTATCATTTCAATAAAAGAGCTTATCATTTTGATAGGCTTTTGCATTTTTATATCATGTGTATTTATTGTGTAAGTGTTTGATTTTTATCTTGTTAAATATTTTGTTTTAAAAACGGACCTTATTTTGGCCTGTAGGTATCAAATAAAATATTTTAAAAATGACAACTTCAAGAAAAACGTTCAAAAAACGTGAGCATGCCGACTTAAGCCGGCTGATGGTATCGTATGTAATTCTCACCCTTTTAATCCTTATAATTTCCATATGATGCTGATAGGTTTGATCCTGCTTTTTGCAGTGATGTTCTGGCTTCTTTACAAATCCGTTGAATTTTTTGATACAATATAAAAATATGTGGAGTTTATTTTTCCTTTCAATCCTGGCTTTTGTGTACATCTGCTATGTTTTGATAAAACCTGAAAAATTTTAACCGGTCATGAATACAGAAATTTTAGGCGTAATTGCCATGTTTGTTATCACATTGGTGATCGGAGTATTTCTAGGAAAATACATTGCGAATGTGTACGGGTACAAAAAGACTTTTTTGGATCCTGTTTTTGAACCTTTAGAAAAATTAATTTATAAAATATCGGGGATTAATCCGGCCCGGCAGATGAACTGGAAGCAGAATATGTATGCCATGCTGACGATTAATCTGGTCTGGTTTATTATAGGATTCCTAATCCTGATGAACCAATCCTGGCTCCCTCTCAATCCGGATAGAAACCCGAATATGTCACCGGATCTTGCATTTAATACAGCCATTTCTTTTTTAGTGAATTGTAACCTTCAGCATTATTCCGGAGAAACGGGGGTTAGTTATCTGAGCCAGCTGTATCTGATGTTTCTGCAGTTTGTAACCGCAGCGACCGGAATGGCGGCAATGGCCGTCCTTTTCAAAGCTTTTAAAGAAAAAACGACCACCGAATTAGGAAATTTCTATGATTTCTTTACTAAATCCGTAGTAAGAATATTGGTTCCGATCAGTATCCTTGTCGCTTTAATCCTTTCAGCTAACGGAAGTCCGATGACTTTCGAAGGAAAAGATCATGTCACCACACTGGAAGGCCAGAAAGTGGAAGTTTCCAGAGGGCCCGTTGCTGCTTTTGTAGCGATCAAGCACCTGGGAACCAATGGAGGCGGTTTCTTTGGAGCCAATTCCGCACATCCGCTTGAAAATCCGAATTATATAACGAATATGACCGAAATGGTAGCCCAGATGATCATTCCGTTTGCCATGGTTTTTGCATTGGGATTCTATCTCAAAAAAAGAAAACTGTCATGGGTAATTTTTACCGTAATGACCGTCGGTTTTCTGGCTCTTACCATCCCGAATATTGTCAATGAAACCGGTGGAAATACTCTGATTACCCAAATGGGTGCAGACAGCAGCCTTGGAGCGATGGAAGGCAAGGAGATCCGTTTCGGAAGTGCTTCTTCAGGATACTGGAGTATAGCCACCACGGTAATTTCCACAGGATCAATCAATTCCATGCACGACAGTACCATGCCGCTTTCCGGAATGAATGAGCTGCTGGCGATGATGATCAACTGCTTTTACGGCGGTTGCGGTGTGGGAATTCTTAACTATTTCATCTTTATTATCCTTGCTGTGTTTATCAGTGGTTTGATGGTGGGAAGAACACCGGAATTCATGGGTAAAAAGATTGAAGCCAAAGAAATGAAAATCGCGATGATCGTAGCCCTGTTCCATCCGTTTCTGATTCTTGTAGGAACCGCTTTAACTGCGTATCTGCCGGAATTCGGGGCAAAAACATTGAATAATCCCGGTTTCCATGGATTCAG containing:
- the kdpA gene encoding potassium-transporting ATPase subunit KdpA; this translates as MNTEILGVIAMFVITLVIGVFLGKYIANVYGYKKTFLDPVFEPLEKLIYKISGINPARQMNWKQNMYAMLTINLVWFIIGFLILMNQSWLPLNPDRNPNMSPDLAFNTAISFLVNCNLQHYSGETGVSYLSQLYLMFLQFVTAATGMAAMAVLFKAFKEKTTTELGNFYDFFTKSVVRILVPISILVALILSANGSPMTFEGKDHVTTLEGQKVEVSRGPVAAFVAIKHLGTNGGGFFGANSAHPLENPNYITNMTEMVAQMIIPFAMVFALGFYLKKRKLSWVIFTVMTVGFLALTIPNIVNETGGNTLITQMGADSSLGAMEGKEIRFGSASSGYWSIATTVISTGSINSMHDSTMPLSGMNELLAMMINCFYGGCGVGILNYFIFIILAVFISGLMVGRTPEFMGKKIEAKEMKIAMIVALFHPFLILVGTALTAYLPEFGAKTLNNPGFHGFSEMLYEFTSSSANNGSGFEGLGDNTPWWNISTGIVLLLSRFIPIIGPVAIAGLLAQKKFIPESSGTLKTDTATFGFMTLAVILLIAALSFFPALTLGPIAEQIQYFSK
- a CDS encoding sigma-54-dependent transcriptional regulator, with amino-acid sequence MSGNILIIDDEIKLLKLLGMILSQENFNVKEASTARSAMTMLEQYEFDVVLSDVRLPDAYGVELVRSMKTKYPHLEIILMTAFGNITDAVQSMKNGAYDYLVKGDDNEKIIPLVYKALEKVKDNKSKIVQKAGISKGFEQIIGTSPLILQSKKLAEKVALTDAAVLLTGETGTGKEVFANAIHEGSERKKNNFVAINCSAFSKEILESELFGHKQGAFTGAVKDKKGLIEEANGGTLFLDEIGEMPVELQAKLLRVLETGEFIKMGETKVSRSDFRLIAATNRDLEDEIKQGHFREDLYFRLNVFEIHLPPLRERKEDLKLLAKNFIDMFSRKLHLPTLQVDPDYYKMLEKNDWKGNIRELRNAVERSLILMDDHILNAASLPHYSGKQVPENDSLSIRSLEKIHIQKVLQYTKGNKAEAARLLEIGIATLYRKLEEYGLR
- a CDS encoding M16 family metallopeptidase codes for the protein MIDQKHKETLHTDKNNYEYITVTNDENKVRIYTLKNGLKVFLAQNSDAPRIQTYIPVRTGSNNDPADNTGLAHYLEHMMFKGTSRIGTQNWAKEKELLDQISALYEDHKTEQDPEKKKEIYKKIDELSQEASQYAIANEYDKAISSLGANGTNAHTWFDETVYKNNIPNNELEKWLKIEKERFSEMVLRLFHTELESVYEEFNRAQDNDSRLVTYELMDALFPTHPNGQQTTIGKPEHLKNPSMKAIHKYFDEYYVPNNYAMVLVGDLDFEETIQLVDRYFGTIPYKELPKKTPVVEQPLTEIVKRTVKSPTTPRVQLAWRTDSYGTKEAMLADITANILSNRGEAGLLDLNINQTQRMLWAQAFSVGLKQYGYFSVVAVPKETQTLEEAEKMVLEQIELIKKGDFPDWMLPAIIKDFKIQRLKSLETADGLATNLYDTYIKGRSWEEELNELDEYQRFTKDDIIDFARSFFKDNYAVIYKEKGVNDQLVRVDNPGITPIKINRDAQSEFLKEIIAEKTEDIQPEFIDYKKEITTDTVKDKKLSFVRNKYNDIAQVHFIFPFGSDHDRDLGISTQLLQYLGTEDFSPEDLKKEFFKIGVTNDFKTTNDQLLISLSGLEENMEKGVALLQKWMYGVQPDDTIYRQFVETVVENREATKKDKNRIMTALTNYTKLGSFSRYTDIISKEELENSSAEVFTDRMKNLFKYPYEVFFYGKDPENFKQYIGNYIENESLQIPEPKYYPEPETNGHVYFTDYDMVQVEMSKVGKGHAVDTLNFGKINVFNEYFGRGLSSIVFQEIRESKSLAYSAYVSYAANSELGHPDYITTYIGTQPDKLQTAVSTMSELMNELPEVPIQFESAKNAALKQIASTRITRNNIFFNTLRLKKLGISHDFRKDIYGQIQNLTFEDLKDFYETEIKPIHFNTAIIGKKENLNMDAVNQMGTFKELTLKEIFGH
- a CDS encoding M15 family metallopeptidase translates to MKKLYFRLMGITCFLFLFASCISQKGRLQSGFVYAQEKIPGLALDLRYFGAHNFTGRPVKGYERPVLILSRKAVYALKKVQKDLRKKGLALKVFDAYRPQRAVSSFEVWARNANDTIAKAEFYPDVDKHDLFRLGYLAAKSGHTRGSTVDLTLIDIQTGEELDMGSPFDLFGEISHQDTGKINELQKKNRQILRQAMLDHHFKDYHEEWWHFTLIDEPFPDTYFDFPVN
- a CDS encoding GNAT family N-acetyltransferase, whose amino-acid sequence is MTELKTYNKKELEEFISSGEFNSFDFLPITEQRAKSQIMNPKVSDDQTLLILAFYEGKLAGYLGCFPDYFVIDGAIFRYGWLSTLFVPEEFRGKRIAKNLLDKMFEEYDGNVIAAEFTREAEALFKRLGVFDYVYPKAGKRYYFRSDAAFIIPEKKPGTKALKPLFQITDAVANAVLTVKNMAVKKPKFRFEILDLIDAESTEWMSKFPSRRNADELNIYIKNPWVLESSEQENRYLFSSYARVFKYFWIKIYDDNGSLITCSLFLLRDGNLKIPYLFSDSGLDRFIDFLSHFIIENKIKTLTSYQKELNRQLEHSRIFPGIYKRHFERRYMFHNQLIQHLPEGFDLEYQDGDGDCMMT